CATTCCAATATCCGTTTTGATCGCGTTTATTATGATGAGTTGGTTTGGAATAACCTCAAATATCATGTCGCTTGCGGGAGTAGCACTTGCAATCGGAGATTTAGTGGATGCAGGAATTGTAATGGTGGAAAATGCAATGAAAACAATAAGTGATGAAACAAATTAAATAAATTATGATGATAACCAACGAAGAAAGAAAAAAAAGAATTGAATCGTCCTCCAAGTTAATTGGAAAGGCAGTTTTTAATTCTATTTTAATTACGTTGGTTTCCTTTAGTCCAATATTATTTCTTACAGGACAAGAACACAAACTTTTTGCGCCACTGGTTTGGACTAAAACTTTCGCGATGATTGGTTCGGCGTTAGTGATGATATTTCTTGTTCCTGTACTAATGACTATATTTCTGAAAGGGAAAGTAAGGCCTGAAAGTAAACATCCGATTTCCAGATTTTTTATTTGGATTTATTCTCCAATAATTCGATGGTGTTTGAAATGGAAAAAAACAACTATTATTTTAAGTATTGCACTGGTTGTTGGCAGCATGCCACTTGTTTTAAATCTCGGTACAGAATTTATGCCTCCTTTAGATGAAGGGTCCTTATTATTTATGCCGGTTACAATGCCTGATGTTTCAAATTCTGAAATAAAACGGATTATGCAGGTTCAGGATAAAATAATAATGACAATTCCTGAAGTACAAAATGTTCTAGGCAAAGCAGGACGTGCAAATACTGCAACAGATAATTCTCCCATTAGTATGATAGAAACAATCATATTGTTAAAACCGGAAAAGGAATGGCGAAAAGGTATTACAAAAGATAGCATAATTAATGAACTAAATTCCAAGTTGCAGATTCCGGGTGTTATTAACGGTTGGACCCAACCTATTATAAATCGAATAAATATGCTTTCCACAGGCATACGCACAGACGTGGGAGTGAAAATTTATGGACAGAATTTAGATACTATAAATAAACTTGCACAACAATTCAAAAAACAATTGGAGGGTATAGAGGGTGCTGTAGACCTATATGTAGAGCCTATTGTGGGTGGAAAATATATCGATATTGAAATTCGTAAACAGGAGCTAGGTCGTTATGGACTTTCCGTGGATGAGGTAAACATGTTTA
The genomic region above belongs to Bacteroidota bacterium and contains:
- a CDS encoding efflux RND transporter permease subunit; its protein translation is MMITNEERKKRIESSSKLIGKAVFNSILITLVSFSPILFLTGQEHKLFAPLVWTKTFAMIGSALVMIFLVPVLMTIFLKGKVRPESKHPISRFFIWIYSPIIRWCLKWKKTTIILSIALVVGSMPLVLNLGTEFMPPLDEGSLLFMPVTMPDVSNSEIKRIMQVQDKIIMTIPEVQNVLGKAGRANTATDNSPISMIETIILLKPEKEWRKGITKDSIINELNSKLQIPGVINGWTQPIINRINMLSTGIRTDVGVKIYGQNLDTINKLAQQFKKQLEGIEGAVDLYVEPIVGGKYIDIEIRKQELGRYGLSVDEVNMFIETAIGGMNVTTTVEGRQRFSVNVRFAQDYRDKIQKLDDLQIQTMDYGPIPLSAVADIKITEGPPMINSENAMLRGTLLFNVRGRDLGSTVDDAKKKLEEEVLKLPKGYFLEWSGQYENQVRAEERLKMIIPLVLVIIIVILYFTFHTFREVLIVLAAVPVALVGGAYSLHFFDVNFSVAVAVGFIALFGIAVETGVLMLVYLNNSVAKKVRENNNQNTIISKQEVENAIYDGAALRLRPKLMTVLVDIIGLMPILLATGTGSDVMKPITIPFVFGLITSTLFVLIVLPVLYAMVREYELKKHGKLVIEEFKN